From the genome of Impatiens glandulifera chromosome 9, dImpGla2.1, whole genome shotgun sequence, one region includes:
- the LOC124916750 gene encoding uncharacterized protein LOC124916750, translating into MRPEEMMDDRRGGAPYGVLLAVVVVAVMAAPMLLGDRGEAIRDLISEMLSPIGLLLLPIGLLLLIQFLSSERGSSIFSATGSPDTIHRITGSPVGVALFLLLLLFLLYNRFSIFNVGGDDDSGD; encoded by the coding sequence ATGAGACCTGAAGAAATGATGGACGATCGACGTGGTGGAGCTCCGTACGGCGTACTTCTCGCCGTGGTGGTCGTTGCGGTTATGGCAGCGCCGATGCTGCTCGGCGACAGAGGAGAGGCGATTAGAGATCTCATATCCGAAATGCTAAGCCCGATAGGTCTTCTACTCCTTCCAATCGGCCTTCTCCTCCTTATTCAGTTCCTTTCCTCCGAGCGAGGATCCAGCATCTTCTCCGCCACCGGATCTCCTGACACTATCCATCGCATTACCGGATCTCCAGTTGGCGTCGCACTtttccttcttctcctcctctttCTCCTCTACAACCGTTTCTCAATTTTCAACGTAGGAGGCGATGATGATTCCGGCGACTGA